In Populus trichocarpa isolate Nisqually-1 chromosome 16, P.trichocarpa_v4.1, whole genome shotgun sequence, a genomic segment contains:
- the LOC18106079 gene encoding putative pentatricopeptide repeat-containing protein At1g12700, mitochondrial isoform X2 yields MMMSMAMALKQQRVLMAISSPSASTLLGFHSQRSQAETGMIFFLHTSSSRSGRPKYQKGCSFTNIEDALCCFNHMVHMHPLPRIIEFNDFLSALVRIKHYGTVLYLSKQIELLQIERDVCHFSILINCFCRLQRVDFGFSVLGKIIKLGFEPSVMVFSTLINGLCIKGKIARAVEFFDEMVERGYPPNLHTYTTIIKGLCKIGETPVAVGLLKKMDNAGCQPNVVTYSTLIDSLCKDRLVKEALDIFSEMKSKGIQPNVVTYNSLMHGLCNSDQQEEASALFNEMMSFNILPDVVTFNILVDTFCKKGKISEAQGIVKTMIEKGVEPNTVTYSSLMNGYLLQNRVFEARKVFNAMITRGCIPDVLSYNILINGCCKAQRIDEAKQIFDEMSFRGLIPNTATYNTLISGLSQAGRIFEAKELFKNMHVQGCMPNVLSYNILINGSCKALRIDEAKQLFDEMSFRGLIPNTASYNTLISGLFQVGRILEAKELFKDMHAQGCSPDLVTYSILLDGLSKQGCLDQALELFQEMQNNYLNPDLVIYNILIDAMCKSGKLEDARELFLKLIVKGLLPDVRSWTSIISGLCREGLLDEAYKAFRQMERDGCPPDCCSYNVIVRGFLQSNSASRAEQLFQEMFDRGFSADALTRTLAADLLSKDDNLGLKRLLGESECCQGEKEIISSSTMP; encoded by the exons atgatgatgtcCATGGCAATGGCATTGAAGCAACAAAGAGTTTTAATGGCTATTTCTTCTCCTTCAGCTTCAACCCTTCTTGGGTTTCACTCTCAGAGAAGCCAAGCTGAAACGGgtatgattttctttcttcatacTTCCAGTAGTAGAAGTGGTAGGCCAAAGTACCAGAAGGGATGCTCTTTTACAAACATTGAAGATGCCTTGTGTTGCTTTAATCACATGGTTCATATGCATCCCCTGCCTCGTATTATcgaatttaatgattttttatcagCTCTTGTCAGAATCAAACATTATGGGACTGTGCTTTATTTGTCCAAACAAATTGAATTGCTGCAGATCGAACGTGATGTGTGTCATTTTAGCATTTTGATTAATTGCTTCTGTCGCTTGCAACGCGTGGATTTTGGGTTCTCTGTCTTGGGGAAAATCATTAAGCTTGGTTTTGAACCCAGTGTTATGGTTTTTTCTACTTTAATTAACGGGCTTTgtattaagggtaaaattgcTCGTGCTGTGGAATTTTTTGATGAGATGGTGGAAAGAGGCTATCCACCTAATCTACATACATATACCACGATTATAAAAGGTTTGTGTAAGATTGGTGAAACCCCTGTTGCTGTTGGATTGCTCAAGAAAATGGACAATGCAGGTTGCCAACCGAATGTTGTCACATACAGTACGCTTATTGATAGCCTTTGCAAGGATAGACTAGTCAAAGAGGCTTTAGATATCTTCTCTGAAATGAAAAGTAAAGGGATTCAACCGAATGTTGTCACTTACAATTCCTTGATGCATGGTCTATGCAATTCAGACCAGCAGGAAGAGGCGTCAGCATTGTTCAATGAAATGATGAGTTTCAACATCTTGCCAGATGTAGTTACCTTCAACATTTTGGTCGATACATTTTGTAAAAAGGGCAAGATTTCAGAGGCTCAAGGAATAGTCAAGACAATGATTGAGAAGGGTGTGGAGCCTAATACAGTGACTTATAGTTCGTTGATGAATGGATATCTTTTGCAAAACAGAGTTTTTGAAGCTAGAAAGGTATTCAATGCGATGATAACCAGGGGCTGTATACCTGACGTTCTTAGTTACAACATCTTAATCAATGGATGCTGTAAGGCCCAGAGGATAGATGAGGCAAAACaaatttttgatgaaatgaGTTTTCGAGGCTTAATTCCAAACACCGCTACTTACAACACTCTTATAAGTGGTTTGTCTCAAGCAGGGAGAATTTTTGAAGCAAAAGAGCTTTTCAAGAATATGCATGTCCAGGGCTGCATGCCTAATGTTCTTAGTTACAACATCTTAATCAATGGATCTTGTAAGGCCCTGAGGATAGATGAGGCAAAACAGCTTTTTGATGAAATGAGTTTTCGAGGCTTAATTCCAAACACTGCCAGTTACAACACTCTTATAAGTGGCTTGTTTCAAGTTGGGAGGATTTTGGAAGCAAAAGAGCTTTTTAAGGATATGCATGCCCAGGGCTGCTCCCCAGATCTAGTAACTTACTCAATTTTGCTTGATGGCTTAAGCAAACAAGGTTGCCTTGATCAGGCATTGGAACTATTTCAAGAAATGCAAAACAATTACTTGAACCCTGATTTGGTGATCTATAATATCTTAATTGATGCCATGTGCAAATCTGGGAAGCTTGAAGATGCAAGGGAGCTGTTTTTGAAACTCATTGTCAAAGGATTGCTGCCTGATGTTCGAAGTTGGACCTCAATAATCAGTGGACTTTGCAGAGAAGGATTGCTAGATGAAGCATACAAAGCTTTCAGACAAATGGAAAGGGATGGCTGCCCACCAGATTGTTGCTCTTACAATGTTATTGTCCGAGGATTTCTCCAGAGCAACAGTGCATCAAGGGCTGAACAACTTTTTCAGGAAATGTTTGATAGAGGATTCTCTGCAGATGCCCTGACCAGAACCTTGGCGGCAGATCTGTTGTCTAAAGATGACAATCTTGGTTTGAAGAGGTTGCTCGGTGAATCTGAAtgttgtcaaggtgaaaag GAAATTATCTCAAGTTCTACAATGCCATAA
- the LOC18106079 gene encoding putative pentatricopeptide repeat-containing protein At1g12700, mitochondrial isoform X1: MMMSMAMALKQQRVLMAISSPSASTLLGFHSQRSQAETGMIFFLHTSSSRSGRPKYQKGCSFTNIEDALCCFNHMVHMHPLPRIIEFNDFLSALVRIKHYGTVLYLSKQIELLQIERDVCHFSILINCFCRLQRVDFGFSVLGKIIKLGFEPSVMVFSTLINGLCIKGKIARAVEFFDEMVERGYPPNLHTYTTIIKGLCKIGETPVAVGLLKKMDNAGCQPNVVTYSTLIDSLCKDRLVKEALDIFSEMKSKGIQPNVVTYNSLMHGLCNSDQQEEASALFNEMMSFNILPDVVTFNILVDTFCKKGKISEAQGIVKTMIEKGVEPNTVTYSSLMNGYLLQNRVFEARKVFNAMITRGCIPDVLSYNILINGCCKAQRIDEAKQIFDEMSFRGLIPNTATYNTLISGLSQAGRIFEAKELFKNMHVQGCMPNVLSYNILINGSCKALRIDEAKQLFDEMSFRGLIPNTASYNTLISGLFQVGRILEAKELFKDMHAQGCSPDLVTYSILLDGLSKQGCLDQALELFQEMQNNYLNPDLVIYNILIDAMCKSGKLEDARELFLKLIVKGLLPDVRSWTSIISGLCREGLLDEAYKAFRQMERDGCPPDCCSYNVIVRGFLQSNSASRAEQLFQEMFDRGFSADALTRTLAADLLSKDDNLGLKRLLGESECCQGEKILGVRPVSELKLMCFFLPGNYLKFYNAIRSAYPDIKIISNCDGSSRSLDHPADYYDYHVYTSASNLFSMTHKFDCTSRSCPKVCRMPFDNILTKICDKYSWDLLFLRLL, from the exons atgatgatgtcCATGGCAATGGCATTGAAGCAACAAAGAGTTTTAATGGCTATTTCTTCTCCTTCAGCTTCAACCCTTCTTGGGTTTCACTCTCAGAGAAGCCAAGCTGAAACGGgtatgattttctttcttcatacTTCCAGTAGTAGAAGTGGTAGGCCAAAGTACCAGAAGGGATGCTCTTTTACAAACATTGAAGATGCCTTGTGTTGCTTTAATCACATGGTTCATATGCATCCCCTGCCTCGTATTATcgaatttaatgattttttatcagCTCTTGTCAGAATCAAACATTATGGGACTGTGCTTTATTTGTCCAAACAAATTGAATTGCTGCAGATCGAACGTGATGTGTGTCATTTTAGCATTTTGATTAATTGCTTCTGTCGCTTGCAACGCGTGGATTTTGGGTTCTCTGTCTTGGGGAAAATCATTAAGCTTGGTTTTGAACCCAGTGTTATGGTTTTTTCTACTTTAATTAACGGGCTTTgtattaagggtaaaattgcTCGTGCTGTGGAATTTTTTGATGAGATGGTGGAAAGAGGCTATCCACCTAATCTACATACATATACCACGATTATAAAAGGTTTGTGTAAGATTGGTGAAACCCCTGTTGCTGTTGGATTGCTCAAGAAAATGGACAATGCAGGTTGCCAACCGAATGTTGTCACATACAGTACGCTTATTGATAGCCTTTGCAAGGATAGACTAGTCAAAGAGGCTTTAGATATCTTCTCTGAAATGAAAAGTAAAGGGATTCAACCGAATGTTGTCACTTACAATTCCTTGATGCATGGTCTATGCAATTCAGACCAGCAGGAAGAGGCGTCAGCATTGTTCAATGAAATGATGAGTTTCAACATCTTGCCAGATGTAGTTACCTTCAACATTTTGGTCGATACATTTTGTAAAAAGGGCAAGATTTCAGAGGCTCAAGGAATAGTCAAGACAATGATTGAGAAGGGTGTGGAGCCTAATACAGTGACTTATAGTTCGTTGATGAATGGATATCTTTTGCAAAACAGAGTTTTTGAAGCTAGAAAGGTATTCAATGCGATGATAACCAGGGGCTGTATACCTGACGTTCTTAGTTACAACATCTTAATCAATGGATGCTGTAAGGCCCAGAGGATAGATGAGGCAAAACaaatttttgatgaaatgaGTTTTCGAGGCTTAATTCCAAACACCGCTACTTACAACACTCTTATAAGTGGTTTGTCTCAAGCAGGGAGAATTTTTGAAGCAAAAGAGCTTTTCAAGAATATGCATGTCCAGGGCTGCATGCCTAATGTTCTTAGTTACAACATCTTAATCAATGGATCTTGTAAGGCCCTGAGGATAGATGAGGCAAAACAGCTTTTTGATGAAATGAGTTTTCGAGGCTTAATTCCAAACACTGCCAGTTACAACACTCTTATAAGTGGCTTGTTTCAAGTTGGGAGGATTTTGGAAGCAAAAGAGCTTTTTAAGGATATGCATGCCCAGGGCTGCTCCCCAGATCTAGTAACTTACTCAATTTTGCTTGATGGCTTAAGCAAACAAGGTTGCCTTGATCAGGCATTGGAACTATTTCAAGAAATGCAAAACAATTACTTGAACCCTGATTTGGTGATCTATAATATCTTAATTGATGCCATGTGCAAATCTGGGAAGCTTGAAGATGCAAGGGAGCTGTTTTTGAAACTCATTGTCAAAGGATTGCTGCCTGATGTTCGAAGTTGGACCTCAATAATCAGTGGACTTTGCAGAGAAGGATTGCTAGATGAAGCATACAAAGCTTTCAGACAAATGGAAAGGGATGGCTGCCCACCAGATTGTTGCTCTTACAATGTTATTGTCCGAGGATTTCTCCAGAGCAACAGTGCATCAAGGGCTGAACAACTTTTTCAGGAAATGTTTGATAGAGGATTCTCTGCAGATGCCCTGACCAGAACCTTGGCGGCAGATCTGTTGTCTAAAGATGACAATCTTGGTTTGAAGAGGTTGCTCGGTGAATCTGAAtgttgtcaaggtgaaaag ATTCTGGGAGTTAGACCAGTTTCAGAACTCAAATTAATGTGCTTTTTTCTACCAGGAAATTATCTCAAGTTCTACAATGCCATAAGAAGTGCCTATCCcgacatcaaaataatctcaaaCTGTGATGGGTCTTCTCGTTCTTTGGATCACCCAGCTGATTACTATGATTATCAT GTTTATACATCTGCCAGCAACCTGTTTTCTATGACTCATAAGTTTGATTGCACATCCCGCAGTTGTCCAAAGGTGTGTCGTATGCCTTTTGACAACATACTGACTAAAATATGTGACAAATATTCATGGGATTTACTATTTTTGAGGCTTCTGTGA